In the genome of Penaeus vannamei isolate JL-2024 chromosome 26, ASM4276789v1, whole genome shotgun sequence, one region contains:
- the AGO1 gene encoding protein argonaute-2 isoform X4 gives MYPVGQPPGPPGPPGPSGPGGPPGPAGPPVPRPLNLPPGPTPVPGPITTIVPQAPGTPAVATGTGMTALLPPELPTFVAPRRPNLGREGRPITLRANHFQISMPRGYIHHYDISITPDKCPRKVNREIIETMVHAFPRIFGTLKPVFDGRSNLYTRDPLPIGNEKMELEVTLPGEGRDRVFKVAMKWLAQVNLYTLEEALEGRTRTIPYDAIQALDVVMRHLPSMTYTPVGRSFFSAPDGYYHPLGGGREVWFGFHQSVRPSQWKMMLNIDVSATAFYKAQAVIEFMCEVLDIREIGEQRKPLTDSQRVKFTKEIKGLKIEITHCGAMRRKYRVCNVTRRPAQMQSFPLQLENGQTVECTVAKYFLDKYKMKLRFPHLPCLQVGQEHKHTYLPLEVCNIVPGQRCIKKLTDMQTSTMIKATARSAPDREREINNLVRKADFNNDPYMQEFGLTISTAMMEVRGRVLPPPKLQYGGRTKQQALPNQGVWDMRGKQFFTGVEIRVWAVACFAPQRTVREDALRNFTQQLQKISNDAGMPIIGQPCFCKYANGPDQVEPMFRYLKSTFTGLQLVCVVLPGKTPVYAEVKRVGDTVLGMATQCVQAKNVNKTSPQTLSNLCLKINVKLGGINSILVPGIRPKVFNEPVIFLGADVTHPPAGDNKKPSIAAVVGSMDAHPSRYAATVRVQQHRQEVIQELSSMVKELLIQFYKSTRFKPNRIILYRDGVSEGQFQTVLQHELTAMREACIKLEADYKPGITYIAVQKRHHTRLFCSDKKEQSGKSGNIPAGTTVDVGITHPTEFDFYLCSHQGIQGTSRPSHYHVLWDDNHFDSDELQCLTYQLCHTYVRCTRSVSIPAPAYYAHLVAFRARYHLVEKEHDSGEGSHQSGNSEDRTPSAMARAVTVHVDTNRVMYFA, from the exons ATGTACCCTGTTGGGCAGC CACCTGGTCCTCCTGGCCCACCCGGTCCCTCGGGTCCGGGTGGACCCCCAGGACCAGCTGGCCCCCCAGTGCCCCGACCCTTGAACCTACCGCCGGGACCGACGCCGGTCCCTGGCCCCATCACTACCATTGTACCGCAAGCCCCTGGTACGCCAGCTGTTGCAACAGGGACAGGCATGACTGCCCTCCTACCGCCAGAACTACCTA CTTTTGTAGCACCAAGAAGACCGAATCTCGGGCGAGAAGGTCGACCTATCACGTTGCGGGCCAATCACTTCCAGATCTCTATGCCAAGAGGTTACATTCACCACTATGATATTAGTATTACCCCTGACAAATGCCCGCGCAAGGTTAATCGGGAAATTATTGAGACGATGGTCCATGCTTTCCCTAGAATTTTTGGCACTCTAAAG CCTGTCTTCGATGGGAGAAGCAATTTATACACCAGAGATCCCCTGCCCATTGGTAATGAAAAAATGGAGCTAGAG GTAACGTTACCAGGGGAAGGACGTGACAGGGTGTTCAAGGTAGCGATGAAATGGTTAGCACAAGTAAATCTATATACGTTAGAAGAAGCATTGGAAGGACGGACAAGAACCATTCCTTATGATGCAATACAG GCACTAGATGTCGTGATGCGTCATTTGCCATCCATGACGTACACCCCAGTGGGCAGGTCCTTCTTCTCCGCTCCAGATGGCTATTATCACCCcttgggaggtggaagggaagtgtGGTTTGGCTTCCACCAAAGTGTAAGACCTTCACAGTGGAAGATGATGCTAAACATTGACG TGTCAGCTACAGCATTTTACAAGGCCCAGGCAGTAATAGAATTTATGTGTGAAGTGTTAGATATTCGAGAAATAGGTGAGCAGAGGAAACCTCTAACGGATTCCCAGCGTGTCAAGTTCACAAAGGAAATTAAGGGTCTGAAg ATTGAAATCACACACTGTGGTGCGATGCGAAGAAAGTACAGGGTGTGCAATGTCACAAGAAGACCAGCACAGATGCAGTC GTTCCCATTGCAGCTAGAGAATGGTCAGACTGTGGAATGTACTGTTGCAAAATATTTCCTTGACAAATACAAAATGAAACTCAGGTTCCCCCATCTACCTTGCCTTCAG gtgggacaagaacacaaacacacataccttccTCTGGAAGTATGCAACATAGTACCTGGACAACGATGCATCAAGAAACTAACAGACATGCAGACATCTACCATGATCAAGGCAACAGCTAGATCTGCAcctgatagggagagagagatcaacaatCTGGTCCGAAAGGCAGACTTTAACAATGACCCGTACATGCAAGAATTTGGTCTGACGATCAGTACAGCTATGATGGAG GTCCGAGGTCGCGTACTCCCACCCCCAAAGCTCCAATATGGAGGGCGAACAAAGCAGCAAGCTCTGCCCAACCAGGGGGTGTGGGACATGAGAGGGAAACAGTTCTTCACAGGGGTAGAAATCCGCGTGTGGGCCGTTGCATGCTTCGCCCCACAGCGCACAGTGAGAGAAGATGCGCTGCGCAATTTTACACAGCAACTACAAAAGATTAGTAATGATGCTG GCATGCCCATCATTGGCCAGCCGTGCTTCTGCAAGTATGCCAACGGTCCTGACCAGGTAGAGCCCATGTTCCGTTACCTGAAGAGCACATTCACCGGTCTGCAGCTTGTTTGTGTTGTTCTACCAGGCAAAACTCCTGTCTATG CTGAAGTGAAGCGTGTGGGTGACACTGTCTTGGGAATGGCTACCCAATGTGTCCAGGCCAAGAATGTGAACAAAACCTCACCGCAAACACTGTCCAACCTCTGTCTCAAAATAAACGTGAAGTTGGGAGGCATCAACTCCATTCTTGTTCCAGGCATCAG ACCAAAAGTGTTCAATGAGCCTGTGATCTTCCTGGGTGCTGATGTAACTCATCCACCAGCGGGTGATAATAAGAAGCCGTCCATTGCAGCCGTAGTAGGATCTATGGATGCTCATCCATCACGCTATGCTGCAACTGTCCGGGTCCAGCAGCACAGACAG GAGGTGATCCAGGAACTCTCTTCTATGGTGAAGGAGTTGCTCATCCAGTTCTACAAGTCTACGCGGTTCAAGCCCAACAGGATCATCCTTTATCGGGATGGTGTGAGCGAAGGACAATTCCAGACTGTGCTCCAGCATGAGCTGACTGCCATGAGAGAGGCTTGCATAAAGTTGGAAGCGGATTACAAGCCTGGCATCACGTACATTGCTGTGCAGAAGAGACATCATACAAG ATTGTTCTGTTCTGACAAGAAAGAACAGAGTGGCAAGAGTGGTAATATTCCTGCAGGTACAACTGTTGATGTGGGCATCACGCATCCAACTGAGTTTGACTTCTACCTCTGCTCTCATCAGGGCATCCAG GGCACAAGTCGTCCCAGTCACTACCATGTTCTGTGGGATGATAACCACTTTGACAGTGATGAGCTGCAGTGCCTGACCTACCAGTTGTGTCATACCTATGTAAGATGTACACGATCAGTCTCCATACCTGCTCCAGCCTATTATGCTCACCTGGTAGCCTTCAGGGCTCGTTATCATCTCGTCGAAAAGGAGCATGACAG TGGAGAGGGGTCACACCAATCTGGCAACAGTGAGGATCGCACACCATCTGCCATGGCAAGGGCAGTTACAGTGCATGTCGACACAAACAGAGTCATGTACTTCGCTTAA